Proteins encoded together in one Sphingomonas radiodurans window:
- a CDS encoding 3'(2'),5'-bisphosphate nucleotidase CysQ — MTNQMTDAELAAHLAEAAGRILIEVRDSGVFSEKALGKAGDQTANQFLVHAIREARPDDGLLSEEMKCDGDRLTKSRVWIVDPVDGTREYGEKRDDWAVHVGLAVDGVATIGAVALPGTGLVLRSDQPQPVPPPANPLRMLVSRSRPAKEALAVAERLGATLVPMGSAGAKAMAVVRGEADIYLHSGGQYEWDSAAPIAVAAAYGLHCSRIDGSPLVYNQEDVYLPDLLICPQELAEQILALIKETTPA; from the coding sequence ATGACCAATCAGATGACGGACGCTGAACTTGCCGCGCACCTGGCCGAAGCCGCCGGCCGCATCCTGATCGAAGTGCGCGATTCGGGCGTCTTTTCCGAAAAAGCGCTCGGCAAGGCGGGCGATCAGACCGCCAACCAGTTCCTCGTCCACGCGATCCGCGAGGCCCGCCCTGACGACGGCCTGCTCTCCGAAGAGATGAAGTGCGACGGTGACCGGCTGACCAAGTCGCGCGTCTGGATCGTCGATCCCGTCGATGGCACGCGCGAATATGGCGAAAAGCGTGATGACTGGGCGGTCCATGTCGGGCTGGCAGTCGATGGCGTTGCGACAATCGGCGCGGTGGCGCTTCCCGGCACCGGCCTTGTCCTTCGCTCCGACCAACCGCAGCCCGTCCCGCCACCCGCCAATCCGCTGCGCATGCTAGTCAGCCGCAGCCGGCCCGCGAAAGAGGCGCTCGCCGTCGCCGAGCGACTCGGCGCGACGCTCGTTCCGATGGGTTCGGCTGGTGCCAAGGCGATGGCGGTCGTCCGCGGTGAGGCGGATATCTACCTACACTCCGGCGGCCAGTACGAATGGGACTCCGCCGCCCCGATCGCGGTCGCGGCTGCGTATGGCCTGCACTGCTCACGCATCGACGGCAGCCCGCTCGTCTACAATCAGGAGGACGTCTACCTCCCCGATCTGCTGATCTGCCCACAGGAATTGGCCGAACAGATCCTCGCGCTGATCAAGGAAACAACGCCCGCCTAA
- a CDS encoding helix-turn-helix transcriptional regulator, with product MPIARIDETDLLIPLYDGVHGEPQPWALFRKRLTRRVRSDEVTLIASTTANPVADDWLAGLRGGRVYPVEEGIDPGAGFGRVVRADADGVSLWLVIRRRSSDFSAADGALLGALAPHLAVALRTRVALERQRVRASVENVALSQAAVEWVALGRDARVLALSDGAAGLLGRGVDERLAAGRSEAGATIAAFCLAPSWATAVVIGDAEPVGLLLVPPPVAVATDVVPAVAAVGLLMMPGGGDLAARAAVLSALHGLAPSEARFAAAIGSGESIVGAAARLGLTIETARNYSKRVYAKLRVEGQVELVRLVEDSVAALV from the coding sequence ATGCCGATCGCGCGTATCGACGAGACCGACCTGCTCATCCCGCTATATGACGGCGTGCACGGCGAACCGCAGCCGTGGGCGTTGTTCCGCAAGCGGCTGACGCGCCGGGTGCGCTCGGATGAGGTCACGCTGATCGCAAGCACGACCGCAAATCCTGTGGCCGACGACTGGCTCGCGGGGTTGCGCGGCGGGCGAGTCTATCCGGTGGAGGAGGGGATCGACCCGGGGGCGGGGTTTGGACGCGTGGTGCGTGCGGACGCGGACGGAGTGAGCTTGTGGCTCGTCATTCGGCGGCGGTCATCCGACTTCTCGGCGGCGGATGGCGCGTTGCTTGGGGCGCTTGCGCCGCATTTGGCGGTGGCGTTGCGGACGCGGGTCGCGCTGGAACGGCAGCGCGTGCGGGCGAGCGTCGAGAATGTCGCGCTGTCGCAGGCGGCGGTGGAATGGGTGGCGCTGGGGCGCGATGCGCGCGTTCTGGCGCTGTCCGATGGTGCGGCGGGACTGCTGGGGCGAGGTGTTGACGAGCGGCTTGCGGCGGGGCGGAGCGAAGCGGGGGCGACGATCGCGGCGTTTTGTCTGGCGCCGTCGTGGGCGACGGCGGTGGTGATTGGGGACGCCGAGCCGGTGGGGTTGTTACTTGTGCCGCCGCCAGTGGCTGTTGCTACGGACGTGGTGCCCGCGGTCGCCGCGGTGGGGCTGTTGATGATGCCGGGCGGGGGCGATCTCGCGGCGCGGGCGGCGGTCTTGTCCGCGCTTCATGGGCTGGCGCCGAGCGAGGCGCGGTTTGCGGCGGCGATCGGGTCGGGGGAGTCGATTGTCGGGGCGGCGGCGCGGCTGGGGCTGACGATCGAGACGGCGCGGAATTATTCGAAGCGGGTGTATGCGAAGCTGCGGGTGGAGGGGCAGGTGGAGCTGGTGCGGCTGGTCGAGGATAGTGTTGCGGCGTTGGTTTGA
- the mnmE gene encoding tRNA uridine-5-carboxymethylaminomethyl(34) synthesis GTPase MnmE, whose translation MHDTIFAVSSGRPPAAIAVLRISGAGAVAAGEQLAGSLPPPRRAGVRTLHAPDRAILDRALVLHFPAPATATGEDLVELHLHGGRAVVAAVEAALAALPGLRPALPGEFTRRALSNGRIDLLQAQGLADLLAAETEQQRKQAIDSAEGLVSRMVAGWMADCAGVAALIEAAIDFEDEEDVAAADDALLDRTTEALVAALDSVLARPSVERYGEGIRVVLVGPTNAGKSSLFNALLGRDAAIVSAIAGTTRDRVEASVMRRGRIYTLVDTAGLRDETHDPIERIGIDRAIAARAGADVILDLVGLPSSDARSLAVYARADVRPPSSTSDMLETSTTDLASIDRLWSAIEQRGDAVLQSADGPTFHEAQRHLLGSARAALSASIGSSDLLLRAEEVRTASRSLGTLLGVDATEAMLDALFARFCVGK comes from the coding sequence ATGCACGACACGATCTTTGCGGTCTCGAGCGGCCGCCCGCCCGCGGCAATCGCCGTCCTCCGCATCAGCGGCGCAGGCGCGGTCGCCGCGGGAGAGCAGCTCGCCGGGTCGCTTCCACCACCACGCCGCGCCGGCGTGCGGACCCTGCACGCACCCGATCGCGCAATCCTCGATCGCGCGCTGGTGCTGCACTTCCCCGCCCCCGCCACCGCGACCGGCGAGGATCTCGTCGAGCTTCACCTCCACGGCGGACGCGCCGTCGTCGCTGCGGTCGAGGCAGCGCTTGCCGCCCTCCCCGGCCTGCGCCCCGCCCTCCCCGGCGAATTCACCCGCCGCGCCCTGTCGAACGGCCGCATCGATCTCCTCCAGGCACAGGGCCTCGCCGATTTGCTTGCGGCCGAGACCGAGCAGCAGCGCAAGCAAGCGATCGACAGCGCCGAGGGGCTGGTCAGCCGAATGGTCGCCGGATGGATGGCGGACTGCGCCGGCGTTGCCGCGCTCATCGAAGCCGCGATCGACTTCGAAGACGAGGAGGACGTCGCGGCCGCAGACGACGCGCTGCTCGACCGAACCACGGAGGCGCTGGTCGCGGCGCTGGACAGCGTGCTCGCCCGCCCATCGGTCGAACGGTATGGCGAAGGCATCCGCGTCGTACTCGTCGGCCCGACCAACGCTGGTAAGTCGTCACTGTTTAATGCCTTGCTCGGCCGCGATGCCGCGATCGTGTCTGCGATCGCGGGCACGACGCGCGATCGCGTCGAAGCCAGCGTCATGCGGCGCGGGCGCATCTATACATTGGTCGATACTGCCGGACTGCGCGATGAGACGCACGATCCGATCGAGCGGATCGGCATTGATCGCGCCATTGCCGCGCGCGCTGGAGCCGACGTCATCCTCGACCTCGTCGGGCTGCCCTCCAGCGACGCCCGCTCCCTGGCGGTCTACGCGCGTGCTGACGTCCGACCACCGTCCAGCACCAGCGACATGCTCGAAACGTCCACCACGGATCTTGCCAGCATCGATCGCCTCTGGTCGGCGATCGAACAACGCGGCGATGCCGTCCTGCAGTCAGCCGACGGCCCTACCTTCCACGAGGCCCAACGCCACCTGCTCGGCAGCGCGCGGGCCGCACTATCCGCCTCGATCGGATCATCCGACTTGCTGTTGCGCGCGGAAGAGGTACGAACCGCATCGCGCTCGCTCGGCACTCTACTTGGCGTCGATGCCACCGAAGCGATGCTCGACGCGTTGTTTGCGCGTTTTTGCGTAGGGAAGTGA
- the cysN gene encoding sulfate adenylyltransferase subunit CysN — translation MADATSPLPLAGGAGGGPVASATPLEDTPSPNPSREREGSYQVDALIAQDIDAYLTSHQHKSLLRFITCGSVDDGKSTLIGRLLYDSKMIFEDQLAALESDSKKVGTQGQEIDFALLVDGLAAEREQGITIDVAYRFFSTEKRKFIVADTPGHEQYTRNMVTGASTADLAVILIDARKGVLTQTRRHSYLAHLIGIRNLVLAVNKMDLVGYDQATYDAIVADYAAFAASIGITEFTAIPISGFKGDNITTASSNTPWYAGPTLIAHLEAVEINAEADQAKPFRLPVQWVNRPNLDFRGFAGLIATGTIKPGDPVRILPSGKTTTVSRIVTLDGDLDEAVAGQSVTLTLADEVDCSRGDVIALASAPPEVADQFEATIVWMAEDEMLPGRSYWLKLATQTATATVGAPKYQINVNTMEQLAAKTLDLNAIGVANLSTDKPLVFESYADNRTLGGFILVDKLTNATVAAGMLHFSLRRAQNIHWQAMEISRETHATLKNQKPVVLWFTGLSGAGKSTIANIVERKLVRMNRHTFLLDGDNVRHGLNRDLGFTDADRVENIRRVGEVARLMTDAGLIVVTAFISPFRAERDMVRQMMQPGEFIEVHIDTTLAEAERRDVKGLYAKARAGQLANFTGIDSPYEAPEDPEIHIDTTTMTPDEAADLIIQRIIP, via the coding sequence ATGGCCGACGCAACTTCTCCCCTCCCGCTTGCGGGAGGGGCCGGGGGAGGGCCTGTCGCCTCCGCGACACCGCTTGAGGACACCCCCTCCCCCAACCCCTCCCGCGAGCGGGAGGGGAGCTACCAGGTCGATGCCCTCATCGCGCAGGACATCGACGCCTATCTCACCAGCCACCAGCACAAGTCGCTGCTGCGTTTCATCACCTGCGGCTCGGTCGATGACGGCAAGTCCACGCTGATTGGCCGGCTCCTCTACGATTCGAAGATGATCTTCGAAGATCAGCTCGCCGCGCTCGAAAGCGACTCAAAGAAGGTCGGCACGCAAGGCCAGGAGATCGACTTCGCGCTCCTCGTCGACGGCCTTGCCGCGGAACGCGAACAGGGCATCACGATCGACGTCGCCTATCGCTTCTTCTCGACCGAAAAGCGCAAGTTCATCGTCGCCGACACCCCAGGCCACGAACAATATACGCGCAACATGGTCACCGGCGCCTCGACCGCCGATCTCGCGGTGATCTTGATCGACGCGCGCAAGGGGGTGCTCACCCAGACGCGCCGCCACAGCTACCTCGCGCACCTCATCGGCATCCGCAATCTGGTGCTCGCGGTGAACAAGATGGATCTCGTCGGCTACGACCAGGCAACCTACGACGCGATCGTCGCGGATTATGCCGCCTTCGCCGCCTCGATCGGCATCACCGAGTTCACCGCGATCCCGATCTCAGGGTTCAAGGGCGACAACATCACCACCGCGTCGTCCAACACGCCATGGTACGCCGGCCCGACGCTGATCGCGCATCTGGAAGCGGTCGAGATCAACGCCGAGGCCGATCAGGCCAAGCCCTTCCGTCTCCCCGTCCAGTGGGTCAACCGCCCCAACCTCGACTTCCGTGGTTTTGCTGGCCTCATTGCCACCGGCACGATCAAGCCCGGCGATCCCGTCCGCATCCTCCCCTCGGGCAAGACGACCACCGTTTCCCGCATCGTCACGCTCGACGGCGATCTCGACGAAGCCGTCGCTGGCCAGTCCGTCACGCTCACCCTCGCCGACGAGGTCGATTGCTCACGCGGTGACGTGATCGCGCTCGCCAGCGCACCACCCGAAGTCGCCGACCAATTCGAAGCGACGATCGTCTGGATGGCCGAGGACGAGATGCTCCCCGGCCGCTCCTATTGGCTGAAACTCGCCACGCAGACCGCGACTGCCACGGTCGGCGCGCCGAAATACCAGATCAACGTCAACACGATGGAGCAGCTCGCCGCCAAGACGCTTGATCTCAACGCAATCGGCGTCGCGAACCTCTCCACCGACAAGCCGCTCGTGTTCGAATCCTACGCCGACAATCGCACGCTCGGTGGCTTCATCCTCGTCGACAAGCTCACCAATGCGACGGTTGCCGCGGGCATGCTGCACTTCTCGCTCCGCCGCGCGCAGAACATCCATTGGCAGGCGATGGAGATCAGCCGCGAGACGCACGCGACGCTCAAGAATCAGAAGCCCGTCGTGCTGTGGTTCACCGGGCTGTCGGGCGCAGGCAAGTCGACGATCGCCAACATCGTCGAGCGGAAGCTGGTGCGGATGAATCGCCACACCTTCCTGCTCGATGGCGATAACGTGCGCCACGGCCTCAACCGTGATCTCGGCTTCACCGATGCCGATCGCGTCGAGAACATCCGCCGCGTCGGCGAGGTGGCGCGCCTGATGACCGATGCCGGGCTCATCGTCGTCACCGCGTTCATCTCGCCCTTCCGCGCCGAGCGCGACATGGTGCGCCAGATGATGCAGCCCGGCGAGTTCATCGAGGTCCATATCGATACGACGCTCGCCGAGGCCGAGCGCCGCGACGTGAAGGGCCTCTACGCCAAGGCCCGCGCTGGCCAACTCGCGAACTTCACCGGCATCGACAGCCCGTACGAGGCCCCCGAGGATCCCGAGATCCACATCGACACCACGACGATGACGCCCGATGAAGCGGCCGACCTGATCATCCAGAGGATCATTCCATGA
- a CDS encoding FtsK/SpoIIIE family DNA translocase, translated as MASRAASRTQPSLWRETVKAGAVRSGALVTAIMLFAATLLMALALASYRPGDGALNTAAAGPTGNLIGVPGAWFADLALTLFGPAVALLLPVAPIVALRLWREQPAGAWQRMLRNATFGVALMAIALGCVSDGAVLALPFGWGGAIGLGGVAAARSGLAYANDPQITWWSIVALGLVTGIAGAIVWGRSLDLDMPRGWLARRRARAAYAEDAFDDDAVQDEPLELVRKQVPPRAVALPDTRPAPVINDRATAPVTAPKQQQPRQTSLDLRDDFRLPTLDMLTPAPPALPGAIDKTALERNARLLETVLDDFNVKGSIVEVRPGPVVTMYELEPAPGIKATRVISLADDIARNMSAISARVATIPGRTVIGIELPNPKREMVSLHELIGSQAFEDQNASLPVILGKNIAGDPVIADLAPMPHLLVAGTTGSGKSVGLNAMILSLLYRLTPDQCRMIMIDPKMLELSMYDDIPHLLSPVVTDPAKAVRALKWAVEQMEDRYRQMSSLGVRSLSGFNDKLRAAKAKGTPLGRKVQSGWDENGRPVYEEEQLDYQVLPQIVVIVDELADLMMTAGKEVEFLIQRLAQKARAAGIHLIMATQRPSVDVITGVIKANLPTRISFHVTSKIDSRTILGEQGAEQLLGKGDMLYMPGGKGIVRVHGPFVSDEEVQRVTDHWRAQGQPDYISSVTEEPAESFEMEGAPTGDDSAEDQQYRAAIQLVCGSQKASTSWLQRQLRIGYNSAARLIERMEKDGIVGRPDHVGRREVLRDTDGQPI; from the coding sequence ATGGCGAGCAGGGCGGCGAGCAGGACGCAACCGTCCCTGTGGCGCGAAACGGTGAAGGCAGGCGCGGTGCGCAGCGGCGCGCTGGTCACCGCGATAATGCTGTTCGCCGCGACGCTGCTGATGGCGCTCGCGCTCGCCAGCTATCGTCCCGGCGACGGCGCGCTGAACACCGCCGCGGCTGGCCCGACAGGCAATCTCATCGGCGTGCCCGGCGCATGGTTCGCCGATCTCGCGCTCACGCTGTTCGGCCCCGCGGTGGCGCTGCTGCTGCCGGTCGCGCCGATCGTCGCGTTGCGCCTGTGGCGCGAGCAGCCGGCGGGCGCGTGGCAGCGGATGTTGCGCAATGCCACATTCGGCGTCGCGCTGATGGCGATCGCACTCGGCTGCGTCTCGGACGGCGCGGTGCTCGCGCTGCCGTTCGGCTGGGGCGGCGCGATTGGGCTCGGCGGAGTCGCCGCGGCGCGCTCCGGCCTCGCTTATGCCAATGATCCGCAGATCACCTGGTGGAGCATCGTCGCGCTCGGCCTCGTCACCGGCATTGCCGGCGCGATCGTCTGGGGCCGCAGCCTCGATCTCGACATGCCACGCGGCTGGCTCGCCCGCCGCCGCGCCCGCGCCGCCTACGCCGAAGACGCGTTCGATGACGATGCCGTGCAGGACGAGCCGCTCGAACTCGTCCGCAAGCAAGTCCCGCCACGCGCCGTCGCGCTACCCGACACGCGTCCCGCCCCCGTCATCAACGATCGCGCCACTGCGCCAGTCACAGCGCCCAAGCAGCAGCAGCCACGCCAGACCAGCCTCGACCTGCGCGACGATTTCCGCCTTCCGACCCTCGACATGTTGACGCCCGCGCCGCCGGCGCTGCCCGGCGCGATCGACAAGACTGCGCTCGAACGCAACGCGCGCCTGCTTGAAACCGTGCTTGACGATTTCAACGTCAAAGGTTCGATCGTCGAAGTCCGCCCCGGTCCCGTCGTCACGATGTACGAACTCGAGCCCGCGCCCGGCATCAAGGCGACGCGCGTCATCAGCCTCGCCGACGACATCGCGCGCAACATGAGCGCGATTTCCGCGCGCGTCGCGACGATCCCCGGCCGCACCGTGATCGGCATCGAGCTGCCCAATCCAAAGCGCGAGATGGTGTCGCTGCACGAACTCATCGGCAGTCAGGCGTTCGAGGACCAGAACGCCTCGCTCCCCGTGATCCTCGGCAAGAACATCGCCGGCGATCCCGTCATCGCCGATCTCGCGCCGATGCCGCACCTGCTCGTCGCCGGCACTACCGGATCGGGCAAGTCGGTCGGGCTCAACGCGATGATCCTCTCCCTGCTGTATCGCCTCACCCCCGATCAGTGCCGCATGATCATGATCGATCCCAAGATGCTCGAACTGTCGATGTACGACGACATTCCGCATCTCCTCTCCCCCGTCGTCACCGATCCCGCGAAGGCCGTGCGCGCGCTCAAATGGGCGGTCGAGCAAATGGAGGATCGCTACCGGCAGATGTCGTCGCTCGGCGTGCGCAGCCTCTCGGGCTTCAACGACAAGCTCCGCGCAGCAAAGGCCAAGGGCACCCCGCTCGGCCGCAAGGTCCAGTCGGGCTGGGACGAGAATGGCCGCCCGGTCTACGAGGAAGAACAGCTCGATTATCAGGTGCTGCCGCAGATCGTCGTGATCGTCGACGAGCTGGCGGACTTGATGATGACCGCCGGCAAGGAAGTCGAATTCCTCATCCAGCGGCTCGCGCAAAAGGCGCGCGCCGCCGGCATCCACCTTATCATGGCAACACAACGCCCGTCGGTCGATGTCATCACCGGCGTCATCAAGGCGAACCTGCCGACGCGGATCAGCTTCCACGTCACGTCGAAGATCGATTCGCGCACCATCCTGGGCGAACAGGGCGCCGAGCAGCTGCTGGGCAAGGGCGACATGCTCTACATGCCCGGCGGCAAGGGCATCGTGCGCGTCCACGGCCCGTTCGTCAGCGACGAGGAAGTCCAGCGCGTCACCGATCACTGGCGTGCGCAGGGCCAGCCCGATTACATCTCGTCGGTCACCGAGGAGCCTGCCGAAAGCTTCGAAATGGAAGGCGCGCCGACCGGCGACGATTCCGCCGAGGACCAGCAATATCGCGCCGCGATCCAGTTAGTGTGCGGCAGCCAGAAGGCCTCGACCTCGTGGCTCCAGCGCCAGCTCCGCATCGGCTATAACTCAGCCGCCCGCCTGATCGAGCGGATGGAAAAGGACGGCATCGTCGGTCGTCCCGATCACGTCGGCCGCCGCGAAGTCCTCCGCGATACGGACGGTCAGCCAATCTAA
- a CDS encoding DUF6489 family protein, which translates to MKVTIEVDCSPEEARRVMGLPDLTPLHDQYVAMMQETMQNGVRPELLESMVKNWTPMGEAGAAFWRRLFDAGTKPGG; encoded by the coding sequence ATGAAGGTCACGATCGAAGTCGATTGCTCGCCCGAAGAAGCGCGCCGCGTGATGGGCCTGCCCGATCTCACGCCTCTCCATGATCAATATGTCGCGATGATGCAGGAAACGATGCAGAATGGCGTCCGCCCCGAACTGTTGGAAAGCATGGTGAAGAACTGGACACCAATGGGCGAGGCTGGCGCGGCCTTCTGGCGACGGCTGTTCGATGCGGGAACCAAGCCCGGCGGGTGA
- a CDS encoding dienelactone hydrolase family protein, with protein MGEMIDVAALNGEGTFKAYRADPASAPTAAIIVIQEVFGVNPGIRQKCDRLAAQGYLAIAPDLFWRIEPGVALNPDVPEEMQRGLSLFGQFDQDAGIRDIEASIHAARELLGGSGKVGAVGYCLGGRLAFMTACRTDIDASVGYYGVGIDGLLGEKHAIAHPVLLHIPTEDGFVDKASQQRMHEGLDDHPKVTLYDYAGEDHGFATEMGDRRSEAAANLADERTAAFFAEHLG; from the coding sequence ATGGGTGAAATGATCGACGTCGCCGCGCTGAACGGCGAGGGAACATTCAAGGCCTATCGGGCCGATCCGGCAAGTGCGCCGACCGCGGCGATCATCGTGATCCAAGAAGTGTTCGGGGTGAACCCGGGCATCCGCCAGAAGTGCGATCGACTGGCGGCGCAGGGCTATCTGGCGATCGCACCGGATTTGTTCTGGCGCATCGAACCGGGCGTCGCGCTGAATCCGGATGTGCCCGAGGAGATGCAGCGGGGGCTCTCGCTGTTCGGGCAGTTCGATCAGGATGCGGGGATCCGCGATATCGAGGCCTCGATCCATGCAGCGCGCGAACTGCTCGGTGGTTCGGGCAAGGTCGGCGCGGTGGGTTATTGCCTCGGCGGGCGGCTGGCGTTCATGACCGCGTGCCGCACCGATATCGATGCCAGCGTCGGCTATTATGGCGTCGGGATCGACGGGCTGCTCGGCGAGAAGCATGCGATTGCGCACCCGGTGCTACTGCACATCCCGACCGAGGATGGGTTCGTCGACAAGGCATCGCAGCAGCGGATGCACGAGGGGCTCGACGATCATCCCAAGGTGACGCTGTACGATTATGCCGGCGAGGACCACGGCTTCGCGACCGAGATGGGGGATCGCCGGTCCGAAGCGGCGGCGAACCTGGCGGACGAGCGGACTGCCGCGTTCTTCGCTGAGCATCTGGGGTAA
- the cysD gene encoding sulfate adenylyltransferase subunit CysD: MTARTLTHLERLEAESIHIMREVVAESERPVMLYSVGKDSAVMLHLARKAFHPAPPPFPLLHVDTTWKFAAMYEMRDRMARESGMELLVYKNPEAQARGINPFDHGPLHTDMWKTEGLKQALDKYGFDVAFGGARRDEEKSRAKERVFSFRSANHRWDPKNQRPELWNLYNARKSKGESIRVFPISNWTELDIWQYIQLNDIPIVPLYFSAVRPTYEHDGQLFMADDLDRLEQVMGRKPEITERSIRFRTLGCFPLTGAVESDAATLSDVIREMLLTTTSERQGRVIDKDAGAASMEKKKQEGYF; the protein is encoded by the coding sequence ATGACCGCACGCACCCTCACTCATCTCGAACGGCTCGAGGCCGAATCGATTCACATCATGCGAGAGGTGGTCGCCGAGAGCGAACGCCCGGTGATGCTATATTCGGTCGGCAAGGATTCGGCCGTGATGCTGCATCTAGCGCGCAAGGCCTTCCATCCTGCCCCGCCGCCCTTCCCGCTGCTCCATGTCGACACGACGTGGAAGTTCGCCGCGATGTACGAGATGCGCGATCGCATGGCGCGCGAGAGCGGGATGGAATTGCTCGTCTACAAGAACCCCGAGGCGCAGGCACGCGGCATCAATCCGTTCGATCACGGCCCGCTCCACACTGACATGTGGAAGACCGAGGGCCTCAAACAGGCGCTCGACAAATACGGCTTCGACGTCGCCTTCGGCGGCGCGCGGCGTGACGAGGAGAAGAGCCGCGCCAAGGAGCGCGTCTTCTCGTTCCGCTCGGCGAACCACCGCTGGGATCCAAAGAACCAGCGCCCCGAGCTCTGGAACCTCTACAACGCGCGCAAATCGAAGGGCGAATCGATCCGCGTCTTCCCGATCTCGAACTGGACCGAGCTCGATATCTGGCAGTATATCCAGCTCAACGACATCCCCATCGTCCCACTCTATTTCAGCGCCGTCCGCCCGACCTATGAGCATGACGGCCAGCTTTTCATGGCCGACGACCTCGACCGGCTCGAACAGGTGATGGGCCGCAAGCCCGAGATCACCGAACGCTCGATCCGCTTCCGCACGCTCGGCTGCTTCCCGCTGACCGGCGCGGTGGAAAGCGACGCCGCGACGCTTTCCGACGTGATCCGGGAAATGCTGCTGACCACCACCAGCGAACGTCAGGGACGCGTGATCGACAAGGACGCCGGCGCGGCGAGCATGGAAAAGAAGAAGCAGGAAGGGTATTTCTGA